The genomic DNA ATGGCTTCAAACAGAATGCGAGCGGCTGGAGGTCGAAACCATCATCATGCCGCTGTCTGGGCCGCTCCACCTGGGATGGTTCTTCAACTGCCTCCGGTTGATACGACGAGAACGAGTGGCGCTGATTCATGCACACGAGTTCAGCGCCATCGTCTATGGCTGGATCGTGTCCCGCTTGGCCCGCATCCCTTTCATTGGGACGATCCATGGGAAAAATTATTTCTGGGAAAAAGCGCGCCGGCGTGCAGCGTATAGGATCATTGCGAGAACAGCAATGCTGGTCGCCGTGTCCGAAGATCTCAAGCGGTTCGTGGTTGAACGAGTCGGAATCCCGGCCGATCGGATCAAGGTCATCTATAACGGCGTCACGCCCGGTCCGCCGGTGAATGATGCCGAGGTCGAACGGTGCCGGTTAGAGCTCGGCATTCAGGGGGGCGATATCGTGCTCGGCTCCGTCGGCAGCCTCTATCCGGTCAAGGGACACACATTCCTTCTCGAGGCCATGCCGACAGTTCTCAAGCGCTTCCCGAACACCGTGCTGATCATCGCCGGTCGTGGAGAACTCGAAGTGCCGTTGAAGGACCAGGCAAAGAGGCTTGGGATAGAGCAAAACATCAGACTGCTCGGCATGCGGCAAGACATTCCCAGGCTCTTGGCGCTGATGGACGTCTTTGTCCTCCCGTCGCTGTCCGAGGGACTTTCGATGGCCCTGCTCGAAGCCATGGCAGCCGGGAAACCGGTGGTGGCTACGAGAGTCGGCGGAAATCCGGAATTGGTCGAAGAGGGGAAAACCGGGATGCTTGTGACAGCAGAAGATGCTGCAGAACTGGCTGCCTCTCTAATGAAAATGCTGGAAGAGCCGACCACCATGCATTCTCTCGGACGAACAGGAGCGGTCCGAGTCCAGCAAGAGTTTAGTACACATCGGATGTCACATCAGTACGCTGACCTGTATTCCGCATCTCTAAGTACTATCGCATGATGCCATCTGTGGACCGTAGTATCCCGACAACTGGTCAGGGGATGTTAGGCGAGCTTCCGAGCCTGGCACCGGTTGTGACTCAGAACCAGATACGAAAGGAACCGGCTGCTCCCGAGAGCAAGGCCGGGTTCTATCTCGTGCTTGTGTATCTTCTTTTCGAATTTGGACGGCCGGAAGAGTTAGTGCCTCCTCTAAGAGTTATACCTTTTGGGACCGGATTGTCTGTATTGATTTTCTTGAGTGCTTTGAGATCAGGCAGGATCAACTTCTCACGGCTCCAGACGAAATTATGGATTCCATTGTTTGGGGTCATGGCGATCCATGTCCCGATTGCCATGAATAACTTCTGGGCCCTCATGACCTTAAAAGACATGATTTTCTTATATGGAGTGTATCTCGGTATCACGGTGTTCGTAGATTCTACTGAAAAAATGATGACGCTCATCAAGATGTGGCTCGGCATTCATGCTTTCTTGGCCATAATGGGGACGATCAAAGGGGGGCAAGGAATCGGTGCCTGGATGGGTGATGAGAACGACTTCTGCATGGTCATGGACATGGTCGTTCCGTTTGCCTATTTCCTGTTATTTTTTGCGACCGGTGCAGTTCAGAAGATAAAGTACTTGGCATTTCTTGGGACCTTCCTCCTTGCTGCCATGGCGACGCTATCGCGTGGCGGTTTCATTGGGCTTGCCTCAGTTGGAGCCTATTGTTGGTATCGCTCACCGAAGAAAGGGAACGCTCTAGTGGTTCTCTTAATCGTCGTAATGTTTATGGTGCTCTTTGCGCCACAAACCTACTGGGATGAAATTTTGTCTTCCACGAGTGATGAGACGATGAGTGAGGAAGGGACGGGAGGAGCAAGGCTGTATACGTGGGGCATCGGAATGGACATGTTTTTCCATAATCCGATTATCGGAATTGGGCAAAGCAATTTTCCATGGACCATAGGGGAATATGAAGCAGGCCAATCATTCCATGATAGATCTTTTGCGGGCCGGCAGGCTCATTCTGCATGGGTGACTCTCATTGCCGAATTGGGACTGGCTGGAATCGTCATCGTAGGCGGGATGCTGTTTCAGTGTTACAGGGATTTGGCCTTTGTAAGAAAGACCTTTGCGTCTCCGCGAATAAAAGAAAAACATGGGCAAATTATGAAGCCGGGGGAAGATGTGCGTGTTTATCTCGCGAGGGCAATGGAGGGAAGCCTTATAGGTTTCATCATGAGCAGCGTGTTCATCTCAACGTTATGGTATCCGAGCATGTGGGTCATGATGGGCTTAGTCGTTGCCCTTCGCAATATCTCAGAAAATGAGAATGCGAACTTCGGTTCTGCGGCATTCACCAGCAACGCCCTCTCTCGCGCGGCTCGGCTGCCGAGGTTGGGGCAGGGACGTGCTGCATATCCATCGTGACGTAGCGCGTCGGTGAAATGCAGAAGTCTCATGTTAGAACCGCTGAGCCAAGGTAACATCCGCGTCTGTCATGTTGCCGTCGCCGATCTGTGGGCTGGTGCCGAAGTACAACTAAAAAGCCTAATCGCTGAACTTGCCCGAATGCCTGACATCGACCTGTCGGTCGTGCTGTTCAATGGAGGCAGGCTCGAAAAGGAGCTTTTACACTATGGCATTCCAGTGGAGATCTTTCCCGAAAAGGATTGGAGCAGTATCCGCATTGGTACGGCTCTGCGGCGTTACTTCGGCCAGAAACGCTTCGATATCGTCCATACGCACAAGTATAAAGATACGATCCTTGCTGCGCCGCTCGCGCGCTGGGCGGGTGTGCCTCATGTAGTGCGAACTGTGCACGGATTGACGGAGCCGTTCTCCGGTGTCAACGCCTGGAAGATGGCCTTTTACGAGTCTGTAGAGCGCCGAGTCCACGAACAATATGTAAGCACCCTCCTTGCCGTCTCCTCGGAAATCGAACGCCGTCTGCGTCGGACCGGGGCGACCGACGTGGTCTGTATTCGGAACGGCATCGAGTTGAACGCGCTGCCGGACGGATCAATGCGCTCTGCCAAGCGAAAGGCCTTCGGTGTGACTGACGACGTCTGCGTGATCGGTTCAGTGGGGCGACTCACGCCGGTGAAGGGATTTCCTCACCTCATTAAAGCCGTTCAGCTCCTGACGGAGCAGGGATTGTGTGTAAAGCTTTGGCTCGTTGGGGATGGAATACTGAATCAAGAGTTGTGTCGCCTCGCTCAGGACTTGGGCATCGCCGAGCGAGTGGTGATGTTGGGGCATCGGGAGGATACCTACGAGCTGTTGCAGGCGATGGATATGTTCGTCTTGTCGTCCCTCCATGAAGGCATCCCCATGGCATTACTGGAAGCGATGGCGGTGGGTCTTCCAGTGATCGCGACCAGAGTTGGAGGCATCCCGGAGGTGATCGAAGATCGTGTCAGCGGCATCTTGGTCGAGCCTGGAGATCCTAACGGCCTCGCGTTGATGTGTCGAAGGCTCATGCATGATACTGCATCGGCGGAGCGCTTAGGACAGGCCGCGAGAGCGCGAGTCGAAGAGAGGTTTTCGGCACGAACCATGGCAGCCGACGTGGCGAATGTCTATAGACGGCTCGTCGGTCACAAGCAGGGGCCGGCTGAACGACATGATCATCAGAACATCCAGGCCGGCATCATGGTTGGGTAAACGGCAGCGGAGGAACCGGTGAATCCATCGTATCTCAATGGCGATCTGCTTCGGGTTGCGCTCTTTGGGGCAGGGCGCCACGCCCAGCATCACGCTAGGGCGATCGGTAGATGCGCCGGAGCGCAGGCCGTGGCGGTCGCCGACCCTTCCGATGTCGCACAAGCGGCAATGCGGGAAATCGTGCCGGGCATCAGGTGTTATCGCTCGCCCGACGAATTGCTCGCAACCGAGACTCCGCATATTGTCCATATCATTACACCGCCGTCCTCGCATGCCTCATTGGCCCTTGCAGCCTTGAGGGCTGGATGCCACGTCTACATCGAAAAGCCCTTTACAGAGCGCGTCGAGGATGCACAACAGATTCTTGACGAAGCCCGTGAAAGAAATCTTTTGGTGTGCGCCGGCCATCAACTGCTCTATGAACCGCCGACCCGTCTGTTACAGCGGTATCTCCCCTCTGTAGGCCGTATCGCTCATCTCGAGAGCTATTTTTCCTTTCGCACCGTGCGCCATTCGCCGGGAGGGCGAAGGGTGCTACGCCCTGATCATCAGTTGATGGACATCCTCCCTCATCCCGTCTATCTGCTGCTGCACGTTCTAGAGCAGGCGGACGAGGGCCGAACAGAATTGACGGCGCTCGACGTGAATCATACAGGGACGGTGCATGCGCTCGTGCGCCGAGGTGAGGTAACCGGGACGCTCGTCGTGACGCTGGAGGGGAGGCCGGTCGAGAGTTACCTCCGCGTGGTGGGGCGCAACGGCGCTCTCCTTGCAGATTATGTCCGCAGCACGATGCAGCGCGCCATCGGGCCCGGCTCATCGGGAATCGACAAACTGATTGCGCCTTATCGGCAAGCGTGGCAACTTGGGATCGGCACGACGTCCGCCATGGCCAGCCGTTTTCTGAAACGTCAGCGAAGTTATCCGGGGTTGGCTGAACTTTTTTCGGCCTTCTACCAGGCTGTTCGGACGAAAAGCCCTTCCCCGTTGTCGCCTGAAAGTTTGCTGGACACGGTGCGGATTTGTGAACGCGTGGCCGACGTTCTGAAAGCGGCGGAGAGAAGCGCGCTCGAGCGTGCGGTACCCGGGCCGATAGACAGCCGAGGCGTGCTCGTGACGGGAGGAACCGGATTACTCGGCAAAGAGATCGTGAGAGCGCTTCTGTCACGAGGCCGGCCGGTCCGTGTCGTGGCACGACGCGAGCCCTCGCCGTGGGAGCGAATCCCAGGCGTCGAATATATCGTCGCCGATGTGGCCGATGGCGCCGGAGTTCACCTGTTCAAAGGCATCGACACCGTCATTCATGCTGCCGCCGAAACGGCCGGCGGTTGGGAAGAGCATCAACGCAACTCGATCGATGCGACGCTCAACATGGTCAACGGATCGGCAGCAGCCGGTATCAGACATTTCCTGCACGTGAGCAGTCTCGCCGTATTGGCTCAGGCGCAGGGGAGACCGATCGCTGATCATCACCCGTTGGAGCCGAACAGCAGGGGCTCCGGACCCTATGTATGGGGAAAATTGGAGTCGGAGCGGCGCGCCGTTGACTTGGGGAATGAGCTTGGTGTGTCGGTCAAAGTGATTCGCCCCGGAGCCTTGGTCGACTATCGGGATTTTGATCCACCGGGCCGTCTTGGAAAGCGCCTCGGGAACATATTTGTTGCAGTGGGGGCACCAGCCGACAAGCTTGGGGTGGTCGATGTGGCCTTTGCGGGCCGCTGTTTGGCATGGACTGTCGATGCATGGGATGAAGTGCCGAGCCCTCTGAACTTGCTCAATCCCTCTTTATCCACGAAGCGGGAATTGTTGCAACGCCTTCGCCAAACGAACCCCGACCTCACGGTTCTCTGGTTGCCGAGTTTCCTCCTCGTGCCCCTCTCATGGGCGGCCCTGGTGTTGCAAAAGTTGCTAAGGCCTCGCAAACCGTCGGTCGATATCGCTAAAGTGTTCAGTGTCCTGCCGTATGACACCTCAGTCATTGCCCGTCTTTCTCAACGCATTGATAGCCCTTCCGCTTCATGACCGTCCTCATCAGATCATTTCTCCTGCTGATCCTCGTGCCGCTGACCCTACTGGTCCTGTACCAGTGGTTCCTTGCATTCTGCTCATTCTTCTACAATCAGCCGCCGCGCCGCGCCGAAAGGCCGCTGGCTCGTTTTCTCATTATGATTCCCGCTCACAATGAGGAATCGGGAATTGCCGGCACGCTGGCGAGTTTTCAACAGTTGGATTATCCACCTGACCGATACAAGATTCTCGTCATCGCCGATCGCTGTACCGACGGTACGGCTGCTACCGCTAGGGGGATGGGTATCGACTGCCTGGAGCGTTTCGAGGGGAGACCAGGAAAGGGATCAGCGCTTGCATGGGGAATAGAGCAAGCGAACAAAGCCGGAATCGAATGTGATGCCGTTGTGATTGTCGATGCCGACACGCTGGTGGATCGATCGCTCCTCTCGGCCTTCAATGTAGAACTTCAGGCAGGTCACCTGGTACAGCAAGGTTATAATTACATTTCCAATCCTTGGACCAGCCCCTTCACAAGAATCATCGCGGTGACCGGTGTCCTGCGCAATGGACGGTACTATGCGGGTAAAACCGTGCTTGGTCTGCCTGGGATGCTGACGGGAACCGGAATGTGTCTCGGTACTGAGGTGCTGAAACGGCAGGGCTGGACGGCCTTTTCGGTAGGAGAAGATTGGGAGTTTTCCGTCGAGCTTCTCTTGAGTGGGGAGCATATCTATTTCAATCCGGAGGCCAAGACTTTTGCGAAAGAGTCGCAAAATCTTCAACAGGCTTCCCATCAACGGCTGAGATGGGCGAGCGGCCGCTATGCCGTCATGGGGAACAAAGTCCGGGAATTGATTCAGGAGGGGATCCGGCGTCGCTCTTTTTCCTTGATAGATTCAGCGGTCACGCTGGTGGCCCCGAATTATTCCACTCAGGCATCGCTGGCGCTGCTCACTGTGTTTGGAAGTTTGTTCATGCTTGATAACCCAGGGTGGGAATACTGTTTCATTTGGGCCGCGGCTCTTTTGGCCGGAATCGGCGGCTATTTCATGCTGGGCGTGTTCTCCACCGATGCTCCAGCGAAAGCTCTTGCCGGGTTTCTCCTTATCCCTGTGTTCTTGCCCTGGCGTCTCGGCATAGAAATACTGGGAATTCTGGGGTATGGGCGAGGACATTGGGGCCGGATGTCGAGAGCGGTTTCTTCGCATCACATCAATCGTTGAGGTTTTCTCATGTGCGGGATAGTGGGTGCAGTGCACGAAGAATCAGGCCGAGTTGATCCGTCACTGGTTCGTACAATGTGCGCATTGATTCGCCGCCGGGGGCCTGACGACGAGGGGTTCCATTTTGATCCGCATGTAGGGCTCGGCATGCGGCGTTTGGCCATCATCGATGTGAACAGCGGCAGGCAGCCGATGTACAACGAAGACCGGACGGTGGTAGTGGTCTTCAATGGAGAAATCTACAATTATCGTGAACTGCGCGAAGAGCTCTTGAAACGAGGCCATCGCCTGGTCACGCATTCCGATTCGGAATGTATTGCGCATCTGTATGAGGATTTCGACGAAGATTTTGTTGCACGATTGCGAGGGATGTTCGCGATCGCGGTGTGGGATATGAGGCAACAGAAACTACTCCTTGCGCGGGATCGGTTCGGCATCAAGCCGCTGTATTATTGGCAGGACGGCTCTGACCTCTATTTCGGGTCGGAATTAAAGTGTCTGTTGGCGGTGGACCGATTCGATCGACGACTGAATCCTCAAGCCGCGTGGGACTTCTTTACCTACAAATATGTGCCTGGTCCAAAGACCATTTATCAAGACATCGCTGAACTACCACCAGGCCACATCGCGGTATGGAAGCAAGGGAAGCTGGCGACAAGAAAGTATTGGCAACTCAAGTTTGCTCAGGATCGAACCAAGTCTCCTGATTACTATCGCGAGGGGCTTCTCCATCATCTGGAAGAAGCCGTTCGGCTGCATCTCGTCAGCGAGGTTCCGCTTGGGTCCTTCCTGAGCGGCGGAATCGATTCCAGCGCGGTCGTGGCCCTCATGTCCAAGATCTGTCCGGGCAACGTCAAGACCTTTACGGTCGGGTTCGGGGAGGGCCAACCGGGTGCGGATGAACGACCGTACGCCAGAACGATCGCCCACATATTTAAAACCGATCATTCTGAATGTCTGTATGACAACCCTCAACGCCAGGTGGAGTCCATTTTACCTTCCATGATCGAGGCGTTCGATGAGCCGTTTGCCGACTCTTCGATGGTGCCTAATTATCTCATCTGCCAAGCGGCTCGCCAGTGGGTGACTGTGGCGCTGTCCGGCATCGGCGGCGATGAGCTCTTCGCAGGATATGAGCGGTACCGCGGCGCGCTTGCCGCCGATTCATTTCAACGACTCCCCAGATTTCTATCGGAAGGGATGAAGGCAGCAGTTCGTGCATTGCCGCATGGCCGATATGGAGGACTCTGGATTGACAGGATTCAGCGATTCGTGGAAGGGGCCGGTTTGTCTTTGCCGGAGCGATATCAGCGGTATCTCTGCGCCTTTACGGAATCGGAGAAGACATCTCTCTTCAGCTCCGACTTCATCGCGCAACTCTTCAAGAGCGGAGGTGGAGTGACCGAACCGGCGATGAACCAGGTTGAGCCCTGTTCTGATCCACTTGAGCGAATTCTGC from Nitrospira sp. includes the following:
- a CDS encoding putative oxidoreductase; the protein is MNPSYLNGDLLRVALFGAGRHAQHHARAIGRCAGAQAVAVADPSDVAQAAMREIVPGIRCYRSPDELLATETPHIVHIITPPSSHASLALAALRAGCHVYIEKPFTERVEDAQQILDEARERNLLVCAGHQLLYEPPTRLLQRYLPSVGRIAHLESYFSFRTVRHSPGGRRVLRPDHQLMDILPHPVYLLLHVLEQADEGRTELTALDVNHTGTVHALVRRGEVTGTLVVTLEGRPVESYLRVVGRNGALLADYVRSTMQRAIGPGSSGIDKLIAPYRQAWQLGIGTTSAMASRFLKRQRSYPGLAELFSAFYQAVRTKSPSPLSPESLLDTVRICERVADVLKAAERSALERAVPGPIDSRGVLVTGGTGLLGKEIVRALLSRGRPVRVVARREPSPWERIPGVEYIVADVADGAGVHLFKGIDTVIHAAAETAGGWEEHQRNSIDATLNMVNGSAAAGIRHFLHVSSLAVLAQAQGRPIADHHPLEPNSRGSGPYVWGKLESERRAVDLGNELGVSVKVIRPGALVDYRDFDPPGRLGKRLGNIFVAVGAPADKLGVVDVAFAGRCLAWTVDAWDEVPSPLNLLNPSLSTKRELLQRLRQTNPDLTVLWLPSFLLVPLSWAALVLQKLLRPRKPSVDIAKVFSVLPYDTSVIARLSQRIDSPSAS
- a CDS encoding Asparagine synthetase [glutamine-hydrolyzing], with protein sequence MCGIVGAVHEESGRVDPSLVRTMCALIRRRGPDDEGFHFDPHVGLGMRRLAIIDVNSGRQPMYNEDRTVVVVFNGEIYNYRELREELLKRGHRLVTHSDSECIAHLYEDFDEDFVARLRGMFAIAVWDMRQQKLLLARDRFGIKPLYYWQDGSDLYFGSELKCLLAVDRFDRRLNPQAAWDFFTYKYVPGPKTIYQDIAELPPGHIAVWKQGKLATRKYWQLKFAQDRTKSPDYYREGLLHHLEEAVRLHLVSEVPLGSFLSGGIDSSAVVALMSKICPGNVKTFTVGFGEGQPGADERPYARTIAHIFKTDHSECLYDNPQRQVESILPSMIEAFDEPFADSSMVPNYLICQAARQWVTVALSGIGGDELFAGYERYRGALAADSFQRLPRFLSEGMKAAVRALPHGRYGGLWIDRIQRFVEGAGLSLPERYQRYLCAFTESEKTSLFSSDFIAQLFKSGGGVTEPAMNQVEPCSDPLERILLTDMETYLPDDELRKADRLSMWHSLEVRVPFLDHKLVEFAATIPSHLKLKGMEKKHILIQCLKGILPDSILNRRKQGFSIPLGAWLRGPLRELLRAHLSKQTLQDVGIFNVMAVEAMMNDHDRNARNYETQLWTVLAFVAWHRKYMSAH